The Halomicronema hongdechloris C2206 genome includes a window with the following:
- a CDS encoding metallophosphoesterase family protein, whose amino-acid sequence MVSILDPAISTKIRKMQGRVRWQHPLIQRAHIDQTRLQIEDTSPAQEAFSFLVIGDSGSGPHPDHHPQRRIARRMVPHLEDCSFLLHTGDVVYQVGSSEQYPANFIAPYRDWLVGGEQPQHIAYDAMVFRHPFLPVLGNHDYYNLPALYGWLIRASKPLRRWLGNLEPNVGWHGSYDGDAFARAFLDYLKGVPAAQLPQHLQTHYTVPTDTGYCLRYRPGQFTRLPNRYYQFRHGDIDFFALDSSTFNAPAPSASEDYRRQLQRRRQAVHHQRQQVLEEAAQLHRQGETVAERWDDLQAKLEQFDEVLLDLEKQLPPPDASPPQALHVDWQQLEWLAQRLIASWRTPTVRGRVLYFHHPPYVSEVTKWHQGQTLAVRQHLRWVLDRVAVAVSPSPSGQPLVDLVLCGHAHCFEYLRTVETGHGDAHLNWIVCGGSGLSLRRQRPEGADLYEGNHLVAKSQLFVGLTGHRSERRRPYSFLRIDVQPGHPPKFVVRPYISERYHQQWQDYGLAQLVL is encoded by the coding sequence ATGGTCTCCATCCTTGACCCGGCCATCTCCACCAAGATTCGCAAGATGCAAGGGCGAGTCCGTTGGCAGCATCCGCTAATTCAGCGAGCCCATATCGACCAGACCCGGTTGCAGATAGAGGACACTTCTCCTGCTCAGGAGGCCTTTTCATTTTTGGTGATTGGTGACAGTGGCTCTGGGCCCCACCCCGATCATCATCCCCAGCGCCGCATTGCTCGGCGCATGGTGCCCCATCTAGAGGACTGTAGTTTTCTCTTGCACACGGGGGATGTGGTCTATCAGGTGGGGTCGAGCGAACAATATCCGGCCAATTTCATCGCACCCTACCGGGACTGGTTAGTGGGAGGTGAGCAGCCTCAGCACATTGCCTATGACGCCATGGTGTTTCGCCATCCCTTTCTGCCGGTGTTGGGCAACCATGATTACTATAATCTGCCCGCCCTCTACGGGTGGCTGATTCGGGCCAGCAAGCCCCTGCGACGGTGGTTGGGCAACCTAGAGCCCAATGTGGGCTGGCACGGCTCCTACGATGGCGATGCCTTTGCCCGGGCCTTTCTAGATTATCTGAAAGGAGTGCCGGCGGCTCAATTGCCCCAGCACTTGCAGACCCATTACACGGTCCCAACCGACACAGGGTATTGCTTGCGATATCGCCCCGGGCAGTTCACTCGCTTGCCGAATCGCTATTACCAATTTCGCCATGGTGATATCGACTTTTTTGCCCTCGATTCCAGCACCTTTAATGCCCCTGCTCCCAGTGCCTCTGAAGACTATCGACGGCAGTTGCAGCGCCGGCGGCAGGCGGTGCACCACCAACGGCAACAGGTGCTAGAGGAAGCGGCCCAACTGCACCGCCAAGGGGAGACGGTGGCTGAGCGCTGGGATGATTTGCAGGCTAAGCTGGAGCAATTTGATGAAGTGCTGTTGGACCTGGAGAAGCAACTACCACCGCCGGATGCGTCACCGCCGCAGGCCCTCCATGTGGATTGGCAGCAGTTAGAGTGGCTGGCACAGCGGTTGATTGCCTCTTGGCGCACGCCGACGGTACGGGGACGGGTGCTCTATTTTCACCATCCTCCCTATGTGAGTGAGGTGACCAAGTGGCACCAGGGCCAGACTTTGGCGGTGCGTCAGCATCTGCGCTGGGTGCTGGATCGGGTAGCGGTGGCGGTATCACCGTCCCCTAGTGGGCAACCGTTGGTGGATTTGGTGCTCTGTGGTCATGCCCACTGTTTTGAATACCTGCGCACGGTGGAGACAGGCCATGGCGACGCCCATCTCAATTGGATTGTCTGTGGTGGCAGTGGCCTCAGTTTACGGCGGCAGCGACCGGAGGGGGCAGACCTCTATGAGGGCAACCACTTGGTGGCTAAGTCGCAATTGTTTGTGGGGCTGACGGGCCATCGTTCGGAACGACGGCGTCCCTATTCGTTTCTGCGGATCGATGTGCAGCCGGGGCACCCTCCTAAATTCGTGGTGCGGCCCTATATTTCAGAGCGCTACCACCAGCAGTGGCAGGATTACGGCTTGGCACAGTTGGTGCTGTAG
- a CDS encoding anthranilate synthase, with protein MLQESYSYQVRGNAQVRRCTQELLLATALDGLLSQLDQYRGGLLKSSYEFPGRYKRWAIGFVNPPLEISSRGNTFAIIALNERGQVLVSYLALHLCRKPELRYLTRSQRWIKGTIQFEERPFQEEERSRQPSIFTLIRYVLDAFHSEEDCYLGLYGAVGYDIIFQFESLTQQCDRKENQRDLILYLPDDFWLVDYYAQRAFKVQYEFATEFGSTHGLPRDGEVIDFRGQQLMPTRQSDHEPGEYADLVRHALDYFRRGDLFEVVPSQSFFRHCQTAPSQLFQTLHQINPSPYSFVFNLGGEYLVGSSPEMFVRVEGRRVETCPISGTIRRGQNAIEDAYQVLKLLNSHKDEAELTMCTDVDRNDKSRVCEPGSVQVIGRRQIELYSHLIHTVDHVEGTLRPEFDAIDAFLTHTWAVTVTGAPKRAAIQFIEQHERSARRWYGGAVGGFTFNGHINTGLILRTICLKDTIAEVRVGATLLYDSIPETEEEETLTKAAAMMQTLQLAQSEESRSPFPQTPPTAASFETGQRVLLIDYEDSFVHTLANYICQTGAHVVTLRHGFPDSVWEMEQPDLVVLSPGPGTPRDFHISRTIRTCLKREIPLFGVCLGLQGIVETFGGELSSLPYPQHGKPSRISVVAADSRLFQKLPQTFVAGRYHSLCAMPEQVPPELNITAISEDGVVMAVEHKTLPIAAVQFHPESIMTLAESVGLSIIYNVMRTYAKSATTSNLVPLC; from the coding sequence ATGCTTCAAGAATCTTACAGCTATCAAGTTAGGGGAAATGCTCAAGTGCGGCGCTGCACTCAAGAACTGCTTCTGGCAACTGCCCTCGACGGCCTACTATCGCAGCTCGATCAGTATCGGGGCGGCCTCCTAAAGAGTAGCTATGAATTCCCAGGACGTTACAAACGGTGGGCGATTGGGTTTGTCAATCCTCCCTTAGAAATTTCCTCGCGGGGCAACACATTCGCCATTATAGCGCTCAATGAGCGCGGGCAAGTTCTAGTGTCTTATCTGGCGCTACACCTCTGTCGGAAACCCGAATTACGCTATCTCACTCGCAGTCAGCGTTGGATTAAGGGCACCATCCAGTTCGAGGAGCGGCCATTTCAAGAAGAGGAGCGTAGCCGTCAGCCTTCTATATTCACACTCATTCGCTATGTGTTGGATGCCTTTCACAGTGAAGAAGATTGCTATCTGGGGCTCTATGGTGCGGTGGGTTACGACATCATTTTTCAATTTGAATCGCTCACTCAGCAGTGCGATCGCAAAGAGAATCAGCGGGATTTAATCCTTTATCTGCCGGATGATTTCTGGCTCGTTGATTACTACGCTCAACGAGCCTTCAAGGTACAGTACGAATTTGCAACTGAGTTTGGCAGCACCCACGGATTACCTCGGGATGGCGAAGTTATTGACTTTCGGGGACAGCAATTAATGCCTACCCGTCAGTCTGATCATGAACCTGGGGAGTATGCTGATCTCGTAAGACATGCCCTCGACTACTTTCGGCGCGGGGATTTGTTTGAAGTTGTGCCTAGTCAGAGCTTTTTTAGGCACTGTCAAACGGCTCCTAGTCAGCTATTTCAGACGCTGCACCAGATTAACCCTAGTCCCTACAGCTTTGTCTTCAATCTGGGTGGTGAGTATCTTGTCGGTTCGTCGCCAGAAATGTTCGTGCGAGTTGAGGGGCGACGGGTCGAGACTTGTCCCATTAGCGGCACCATTCGGCGGGGGCAAAACGCGATCGAAGATGCTTACCAAGTTCTGAAACTGCTGAATTCTCATAAAGATGAAGCAGAACTGACGATGTGTACAGACGTTGATCGCAATGACAAATCACGGGTTTGTGAGCCTGGTTCAGTACAGGTGATTGGCCGGAGACAGATTGAACTGTATAGCCATCTCATCCATACTGTCGATCATGTGGAGGGAACCCTCCGGCCCGAATTTGACGCGATCGATGCGTTTTTGACGCACACCTGGGCAGTGACAGTGACAGGCGCACCAAAACGGGCTGCCATCCAGTTTATCGAGCAGCATGAGCGCAGCGCCCGCCGATGGTACGGAGGGGCTGTCGGGGGCTTCACTTTTAACGGCCATATCAATACCGGGCTGATTCTACGAACCATCTGCCTAAAAGACACGATCGCGGAGGTACGGGTGGGGGCTACCTTGCTCTATGATTCAATTCCCGAAACGGAGGAAGAGGAAACACTGACAAAAGCAGCAGCCATGATGCAAACGCTTCAGTTAGCGCAATCGGAAGAGTCGCGATCGCCTTTTCCCCAGACTCCGCCAACGGCTGCATCATTCGAGACTGGACAACGGGTGTTGTTAATCGATTACGAGGATTCTTTTGTACACACCCTGGCCAACTATATTTGTCAGACGGGAGCACACGTGGTGACACTGCGTCATGGGTTCCCCGATTCGGTTTGGGAAATGGAACAGCCTGACTTGGTTGTGCTTTCGCCAGGACCAGGCACTCCTCGCGATTTTCACATTAGCCGAACGATTCGCACCTGCCTAAAGCGAGAGATTCCGCTTTTTGGAGTTTGTTTAGGTCTACAAGGAATTGTAGAGACCTTTGGCGGAGAGCTGAGTTCGCTACCTTATCCACAACATGGTAAACCCTCCCGAATTTCAGTCGTAGCTGCTGACTCTCGCCTCTTTCAGAAATTGCCGCAAACCTTCGTGGCTGGGCGATATCACTCGTTGTGTGCCATGCCCGAACAAGTGCCGCCGGAGCTGAACATCACAGCCATCTCTGAGGACGGAGTGGTGATGGCCGTAGAGCATAAAACCCTGCCAATTGCTGCCGTACAGTTTCATCCCGAATCCATCATGACGCTGGCAGAAAGTGTTGGCTTATCGATTATTTATAACGTGATGCGGACCTACGCAAAATCAGCCACGACTTCCAACCTAGTTCCGCTTTGCTAA
- a CDS encoding winged helix-turn-helix transcriptional regulator: MEAERTKQKPCPVKVTVDLISGKWKPNILYCLLDRTQRFGELQRQIPGISRRILTLQLRELERDQLIIRMAYSEPIKVEYALTEYGRSLVPILLTMRDWGEVYLARHEQQPVFMS, encoded by the coding sequence GTGGAAGCAGAGCGAACTAAACAAAAACCGTGTCCTGTGAAAGTGACCGTTGACTTGATCTCTGGGAAATGGAAACCAAATATTTTGTATTGCCTACTTGACAGAACACAGCGATTTGGTGAACTCCAAAGACAAATTCCGGGTATTAGCCGCCGTATTCTAACGCTTCAACTTAGAGAACTAGAACGGGATCAGCTGATTATACGAATGGCTTATTCAGAGCCTATCAAAGTGGAATATGCCCTTACCGAATATGGCAGAAGCTTAGTACCGATATTGCTGACAATGCGAGATTGGGGAGAAGTCTATCTAGCTAGACATGAGCAGCAACCTGTATTTATGTCATAA
- a CDS encoding isopenicillin N synthase family dioxygenase yields MISTIPCLDLQDYRAEATTADFVDALGQALAEVGFFVLANPGIDAQLIASAYEMTQRFFELPLQTKLQYEHPDMKGQGGFTRFGREHAKDCLLPDLKEFWHVNRCDLESANAPWPAEVPGFRPAMISLYGQLDACAAQLLEVCALYLGQSRTWLQDMVIGGKTVLRLAHYPPVPAAAPPGSLRAAPHEDINFITLLCEATAPGLEIHSRDGRWLPVQAAPGQIIVDTGDMLQNLTNGWLKSTTHRVVNGPESGQGRLSMPFFVHPRPQVDLSPQPDCVARTGGRERFPRWTAAAYLNQRLQQIGLAAEE; encoded by the coding sequence ATGATCTCCACAATTCCTTGCCTTGACTTACAGGATTATCGGGCTGAGGCCACGACAGCTGACTTTGTGGATGCCTTAGGGCAGGCGTTGGCAGAGGTGGGATTTTTCGTCTTGGCTAATCCAGGCATCGATGCCCAGCTGATTGCCTCGGCCTATGAGATGACTCAGCGGTTCTTCGAGTTACCCCTGCAGACAAAGCTGCAATACGAGCATCCTGACATGAAAGGGCAGGGGGGCTTTACCCGCTTTGGCCGGGAGCATGCCAAGGATTGCCTCCTGCCGGATCTGAAGGAATTTTGGCATGTCAATCGGTGCGATTTAGAGAGTGCAAATGCTCCCTGGCCAGCTGAAGTGCCTGGCTTTCGGCCAGCGATGATAAGCCTCTATGGCCAACTCGACGCCTGTGCGGCGCAACTGTTAGAGGTCTGTGCCCTCTACCTAGGGCAATCGCGGACCTGGTTGCAGGACATGGTTATCGGCGGCAAGACGGTGCTGCGCCTGGCCCATTATCCCCCGGTTCCCGCGGCAGCCCCCCCTGGCAGCTTACGGGCAGCGCCCCATGAGGACATCAATTTTATTACACTGCTCTGTGAGGCGACGGCACCGGGGTTGGAAATTCATAGCCGCGATGGCCGCTGGTTGCCGGTGCAGGCGGCACCGGGGCAGATTATCGTCGATACGGGCGATATGTTGCAGAACCTAACCAATGGCTGGCTGAAGAGCACGACTCATCGGGTGGTGAATGGGCCAGAATCTGGCCAGGGGCGCCTCTCGATGCCGTTTTTCGTCCATCCTCGGCCCCAGGTGGATCTGAGTCCCCAGCCTGACTGTGTGGCCCGTACTGGCGGCAGGGAGCGATTTCCCCGCTGGACAGCGGCGGCCTATTTGAATCAGCGACTGCAGCAGATTGGCCTGGCTGCCGAGGAGTAA
- the trpA gene encoding tryptophan synthase subunit alpha: MNTITNRFAQLRAQRQCALIPFITAGDPNLATTQAAIQRLDRSGADLIELGVPYTDPLADGSVIQAAATRALRRGVYLDAVLDVVRAVSSDIQAPIILFTYYNLILNRGVQPFLQAIATAGAKGLVVPDLPIEEAEGLIEAAKVLDVDVTVILLVAPTSSHIRLRTIAQKSQGFIYLVSVTGVTGVRSQLQTGLQSLLAEMHTFTDKPIGVGFGISQPDQARQLQAWGADAVIVGSAFVQRLADSSPKTGLQAIEQLCQDLKQAISATAVSMS, encoded by the coding sequence ATGAACACGATCACCAATCGATTTGCCCAATTGCGAGCGCAGCGACAGTGTGCGCTGATTCCCTTCATTACAGCAGGAGATCCCAATTTAGCCACGACCCAAGCGGCTATCCAACGATTAGATCGCAGCGGTGCTGACCTGATCGAGCTGGGCGTTCCCTATACCGATCCGTTAGCAGACGGCTCCGTCATCCAAGCAGCTGCTACTCGCGCCTTACGGCGAGGGGTATATCTGGATGCAGTGCTGGATGTGGTGCGCGCTGTCAGTTCCGATATTCAGGCTCCCATTATTCTCTTTACCTACTACAACCTTATCCTTAATCGTGGTGTGCAACCTTTCCTGCAAGCGATCGCGACTGCTGGCGCCAAGGGACTCGTAGTACCCGACCTGCCCATAGAAGAAGCTGAAGGATTAATAGAAGCGGCTAAGGTGTTGGACGTGGACGTTACCGTGATTCTGTTAGTGGCTCCAACCAGTTCGCACATCCGCCTTCGCACGATCGCTCAAAAATCTCAGGGATTTATTTACCTGGTCAGCGTTACCGGGGTCACTGGAGTACGCAGTCAGCTACAGACAGGACTCCAATCGCTACTAGCAGAAATGCACACCTTCACCGACAAACCCATTGGCGTCGGCTTTGGCATTTCTCAACCCGATCAAGCTCGACAACTACAGGCATGGGGGGCGGATGCGGTAATTGTTGGCAGCGCTTTTGTACAGCGTCTTGCAGACAGCTCTCCTAAAACCGGACTGCAGGCAATCGAGCAGCTCTGTCAAGATCTCAAACAAGCCATTTCTGCCACTGCAGTCTCCATGTCCTAG
- a CDS encoding ScyD/ScyE family protein produces the protein MGNQCSVTLFLSVASTLMCFSGAAQAASLTTIASNLNNPRGITFGPNGGLYIAEAGVGGNGIVVPAPELNSIQTFGLSGSITRVRDGVQERVLTDLPSLALIPEGATPPEQAGALLPATGAHDIEFDQNGNPYVLFGYATTTDQQDALSAVGGDDLGSLTAFNINEDDSWQRGEFSIDLVEFEELDNPDDGAFLNNPFDLEIIGETFYIADPGGNNFYSADLDGNVALNAVFPPEMIEGTDFERVPTSVAVGPDGAFYIGELTGNFSPPGSARVLRLLPGGEPEVFAEGFTQIIGLDFDSKENLYVLEFSVNPDAPIPTDGSDQEFTGALFKVAADGNRSTVIGPNEGLVGPGGITVGPDDAVYISNFGTTVGTGQVVRVDAAASVPEPSSALAVLSVGMTGGILLKRRKWTPLETA, from the coding sequence ATGGGTAATCAGTGCTCGGTAACACTATTTCTAAGCGTAGCCTCAACCCTGATGTGTTTTTCTGGTGCTGCACAGGCGGCTAGCCTGACTACCATTGCCAGTAATTTGAATAATCCGAGAGGCATTACATTTGGACCTAATGGTGGTTTGTATATTGCTGAAGCGGGTGTTGGCGGGAATGGTATTGTTGTCCCTGCACCAGAGTTAAATTCAATTCAAACCTTTGGATTGTCTGGATCAATTACTCGTGTTCGGGATGGGGTTCAAGAACGTGTTTTAACAGATTTACCATCGCTAGCATTAATCCCAGAAGGCGCGACCCCTCCAGAACAGGCAGGAGCTTTGCTACCTGCAACAGGAGCTCATGATATCGAGTTCGATCAAAATGGTAATCCCTATGTGCTGTTTGGCTATGCCACAACGACGGATCAGCAAGACGCTCTTTCGGCAGTGGGTGGTGATGATCTAGGCTCATTAACTGCCTTCAATATTAATGAGGATGACTCTTGGCAGCGCGGCGAATTTTCAATTGATTTAGTGGAGTTTGAGGAGTTAGATAATCCCGATGATGGGGCGTTTCTCAACAATCCATTTGATTTAGAGATTATAGGAGAAACGTTCTATATTGCTGATCCCGGAGGTAATAATTTTTACTCTGCGGATCTTGACGGTAATGTCGCGCTCAACGCTGTGTTTCCACCTGAAATGATTGAAGGAACTGATTTTGAGCGCGTGCCGACTTCCGTTGCTGTAGGACCAGATGGCGCTTTCTATATTGGTGAACTGACTGGCAACTTCTCACCACCGGGTAGTGCCCGAGTGCTGAGATTGCTCCCAGGCGGCGAACCTGAAGTGTTCGCGGAGGGATTTACACAAATCATCGGCCTCGACTTCGACAGCAAAGAGAACCTCTATGTCCTAGAGTTTTCGGTCAATCCTGATGCACCGATTCCAACCGACGGTTCCGACCAAGAGTTTACAGGTGCCCTATTCAAGGTGGCTGCGGATGGCAATCGCAGCACCGTTATTGGCCCCAACGAAGGGCTTGTAGGACCCGGCGGTATTACGGTTGGCCCTGATGATGCGGTCTATATTTCGAATTTTGGAACTACGGTAGGCACCGGACAGGTGGTTCGAGTTGATGCTGCAGCATCTGTACCAGAGCCCTCTTCGGCTTTGGCAGTATTGAGTGTAGGAATGACTGGAGGAATCTTGCTGAAGCGACGGAAGTGGACGCCCTTAGAAACGGCCTAG
- a CDS encoding FTR1 family protein, which yields MASSVMGPLIVLFLSHSLAAAMTVGILSACLEQAKQPSLGRWLYGGVIVGGVGSGLLAVVLQQELQQITPVLPELGEIIGASLEVLFGAIALVLLSWILLWLARQARWLNADWNERIAAPKQQSETTGWSLFSGTCILMLQGGIAITLELPKDIPLAAMAIAILLAGALALAIATGIALVGRQLSLARFFQLGGGLLLLVLGGLVLTTLGQLDASLASISRLGVGATDLCISRQSCILGPLLWDPYTWLLGQLSSADLPPSLGYTYQIYLLQVVISAVILLVLAIRYFRDLGLALGEATGGKGA from the coding sequence ATGGCTAGTAGTGTGATGGGACCATTAATAGTGCTGTTTTTAAGCCACAGCCTGGCGGCGGCCATGACTGTGGGAATTTTGTCGGCCTGCCTAGAGCAGGCCAAGCAACCCAGCCTGGGTCGCTGGCTTTACGGTGGCGTGATCGTTGGTGGTGTGGGTAGTGGCTTACTGGCAGTGGTGCTTCAACAGGAATTACAACAGATCACCCCGGTACTTCCTGAGCTAGGGGAGATTATCGGTGCCTCCCTAGAGGTGCTCTTCGGTGCGATCGCATTGGTCCTACTCAGCTGGATTCTGCTCTGGTTAGCCCGCCAAGCCCGCTGGCTCAACGCCGACTGGAACGAGCGCATCGCCGCACCCAAACAACAGAGTGAAACCACCGGCTGGAGCCTATTCAGTGGCACCTGTATCCTGATGCTGCAAGGGGGCATCGCCATCACTCTGGAGTTGCCCAAAGATATCCCCCTGGCAGCGATGGCGATCGCTATCCTCCTGGCCGGTGCCTTAGCCCTGGCCATCGCCACTGGCATCGCCCTGGTTGGTCGCCAACTCTCCCTAGCGCGATTTTTTCAACTGGGAGGGGGATTGCTGTTGCTAGTTTTGGGCGGTTTAGTCTTAACCACCCTGGGGCAGTTAGACGCCTCGCTGGCCAGCATCAGTCGTCTTGGGGTTGGTGCTACCGATCTCTGCATTTCTCGACAGTCTTGTATCCTGGGACCACTGCTCTGGGATCCCTACACCTGGCTACTCGGGCAACTGTCCTCGGCAGACCTCCCTCCCTCCCTTGGCTACACCTATCAGATTTACCTGCTACAGGTTGTCATCTCCGCAGTGATCTTGCTGGTCCTAGCCATTCGCTACTTCCGGGATCTGGGATTAGCCCTGGGGGAAGCCACCGGCGGCAAAGGGGCATAG
- the trpC gene encoding indole-3-glycerol phosphate synthase TrpC: MNIPSSTSNTLLPISSISPSTAQPPGTILETIVRHKRQEVMHLQRQQSLAAIQRWAAATPPSHDFCAALRQHPKPSLIAEVKKASPSRGVIRTDFNPVAIAAAYEQGGAACLSVLTDAAFFQGSFRNLWRVRQHIALPLLCKEFIIDPYQIYLARVARADAVLLIAALLDDDRLQEFVSLASNLGMQALIEVHTLEELDRVLSLQQLTLIGINNRDLARFTVDVGMTERLLAARANQIKAADILVVSESGLQTSEDLRRVAAAGAEAVLIGESLVKQPDIKAAVRTLLHGAHQVA, from the coding sequence ATGAATATTCCTTCTTCAACCTCCAATACCCTACTGCCTATTTCCTCGATCAGTCCCTCGACGGCGCAGCCCCCCGGCACAATCCTCGAAACCATCGTGCGGCACAAGCGACAGGAAGTGATGCATCTACAGCGACAGCAATCGCTTGCAGCCATTCAGCGATGGGCAGCAGCGACTCCTCCCAGCCACGACTTTTGTGCTGCGTTGCGTCAGCATCCTAAACCGAGTCTCATTGCAGAAGTCAAAAAAGCGTCGCCGAGCCGAGGCGTGATACGAACCGACTTCAATCCGGTGGCAATCGCGGCGGCCTATGAGCAAGGTGGTGCTGCCTGCCTGTCGGTGCTGACAGACGCTGCCTTCTTTCAGGGTAGCTTCAGGAATCTGTGGCGAGTGCGACAGCACATTGCACTACCGCTGCTATGTAAGGAGTTCATCATTGATCCTTACCAGATTTATCTAGCGCGAGTTGCGAGAGCAGATGCAGTGCTGCTGATTGCGGCACTGCTCGATGATGATCGTCTGCAGGAGTTTGTGTCATTGGCGAGCAATCTAGGGATGCAAGCTCTGATCGAGGTTCACACTTTGGAGGAGCTTGATCGTGTACTCTCCTTGCAGCAACTGACCCTAATCGGCATCAATAATCGCGATCTAGCCCGCTTCACCGTAGATGTTGGCATGACTGAACGGCTGTTGGCTGCCCGAGCAAACCAGATTAAAGCTGCAGATATTCTGGTCGTAAGTGAATCAGGACTACAAACCTCCGAAGATTTGCGGCGAGTTGCCGCTGCGGGAGCAGAAGCGGTCCTGATTGGTGAGTCCCTAGTCAAACAACCCGACATTAAAGCGGCTGTCCGAACCCTGCTGCACGGAGCCCATCAGGTTGCCTAA
- a CDS encoding SDR family oxidoreductase, with protein MQKRVLVYGATGVQGGPVVSQLLKAGFTVRLLVRDRHKAEFWQQAGAELAFGDLGDHPSLEKANRDVDRVFLQLPLEFTETVFEYGRNAIEAAQEAGVELLVFNTSVLVPEAKTGVKALDLKHDVECYLRESGLPYIILRPTFYMENLAAPWSIPSIMQQGTVAYPMPSDFCASWISVEDMAAYVVQALKNPELADSVFNIGGPEVLAAEDIAKKFAHALNRQIDYYPIPLNQFEEQINAVIGEPVGTEITALYRWFVTQPQSPAALNLDSVLQKLPVQLTPMKDWIHKKDCFAA; from the coding sequence ATGCAGAAGCGTGTACTTGTTTACGGTGCAACAGGTGTCCAGGGAGGACCTGTTGTCAGCCAGCTTTTGAAAGCTGGATTTACGGTCAGATTATTGGTTCGAGATCGCCACAAAGCTGAGTTTTGGCAGCAAGCAGGTGCCGAACTTGCTTTCGGTGATCTGGGCGATCATCCTAGTTTGGAGAAGGCCAATAGAGACGTAGACAGAGTCTTTTTGCAGCTGCCACTAGAGTTTACTGAAACTGTCTTTGAGTATGGCAGAAACGCGATTGAGGCTGCTCAGGAAGCTGGCGTAGAATTATTAGTTTTTAACACCAGCGTACTGGTGCCAGAAGCAAAAACTGGCGTAAAAGCTTTAGATCTCAAGCATGATGTTGAATGTTACCTCCGAGAAAGTGGCTTGCCTTACATAATTCTGCGACCCACTTTTTATATGGAGAACTTGGCGGCTCCTTGGTCTATTCCCAGTATCATGCAGCAGGGAACGGTTGCCTATCCGATGCCGAGCGATTTTTGCGCCTCTTGGATCAGTGTTGAGGATATGGCTGCGTATGTCGTGCAAGCCTTGAAAAATCCAGAACTAGCTGACTCAGTGTTTAACATTGGAGGACCAGAAGTGCTCGCGGCAGAGGATATTGCCAAAAAGTTCGCCCACGCTTTAAATCGTCAGATTGATTATTATCCTATCCCGCTGAATCAATTTGAAGAACAAATCAATGCTGTGATCGGGGAACCTGTAGGAACTGAGATTACAGCCTTATATCGCTGGTTTGTGACTCAGCCGCAGTCACCAGCAGCGCTCAATCTTGATTCGGTTCTACAAAAGCTGCCAGTGCAGTTAACACCGATGAAAGACTGGATTCACAAGAAGGATTGTTTTGCCGCATAG